Below is a genomic region from Zingiber officinale cultivar Zhangliang unplaced genomic scaffold, Zo_v1.1 ctg103, whole genome shotgun sequence.
GTTCACCCAGGGAAAGGAATGTAATAGAATAGGCGCGTTGGCCCAACAACAAAATCTAGAGATCGAACCTAAGAGCACTGAAACCAGCTGAAACCCGGCCCACTCGCTTCATTTATCTAATAAGGGAGTACTAGGGTTTTCAACCCCTTGGTGATCCTTTTGGTCTTGTTTCCGCTCCTCTAGTAAGGTAGTGGAATCGAATTAGGTTAGCTCTTGCTGGCCGGCCCCCTAAGCCTCATTCCTGAAAGAATGGAATGGCGACAACCCGGTATTTGGGTTTTAGGAGGTGTAAGATCTGATCTCGCACTTCCTAACCTAGATATTTGGTTTGTTAACCTCGGTGTgtttgtgttggttttgttcaaACCATCCAACCACATCCCATTGTTAGTATCAATGGCACCATCCTTTGgtcatcacttgatgatgatcatCAGGGCGAGTGGAGGGGACTCCTAGTCGGGAGGAGGAGTGAAGGTGGAAAGTTTGAATGTTGGTTGCAACTCAGAGTGGTCTGGTAGCTACTGGGGGCTACACATTAGTGTGGCTGGTTGGGAGTGTAGTAGAATGAACACTCCCCTTCCCTTACGTCTTTcttttcagctcttcgcccctctccCTTCTTTAGTAGCAATGTTCACTACTGCCGCTGTCGCGGAGCACCCGCCCGTAGGTTTTAGTAGACATCGGTACGATTTTAGGATGTTCAAACTCATAAGGCAATGAAAGGGAGTACTATTAAGAACCATCTCGCTCGCAGGTCTTTTCGACCTCGACCACGATCGAATCCCGCCCGCATTCGGGATCGGGCTCCGGCCTTAAATCAGTAGGGCAATAGCATAGCAATTATTGACCCGACCGCTATTAAAGTGAAAGTCAAGGCAGGCCTACTTTCTTCAAGATACGAAACGAGCAGCCGGGCTGTCCCTATTGTATTTTAGATGGAGTCATCAACAGGGCACTCTGATCGGCTTTCCTTTACTTAGAAAAGAGTGATAGAGCGGCTCTTCCGTGCTCGTAGGTTGACTCCCCTATGCATCCCGACTAAGGTCTCACAAACCGCATCCAGCCGCTTCACTAATGTTCATAGGTTATACAGAAAGAAGGGTGGGTTGGTTATATATGTTCATGCGCCTTCCTTCTTCGAACCTTTTGGTATGTAAGGCGCCCTAACTATAGATCAGATCCACCGGACGAGAAACTCAATTCCGCACTGCTGCTGAGTCGTCGGACTTATCCACCTCAGGGATTCGTGGAATTCCCGTTTTTGAATTGCGTTGGGGGAAATCTACCAAACAAAGCTAGGCAGATAGATAGACTCCTTTCCCGCAGCTAAGGGAGAGCAAGAAACTCAATCAAATTCTTGTTTTTTCACCAGCGCCCCTTTTTTTTGCGGGTACTCAGAGTCCTCTCACTACCAACCAGCAGACATCATCATCTGGCTGGGTCTTGCCGGTATCAACAACGAGAAAGAACAACCAAATGGAAACAGCAACTAACTATGGCTCTTGGCCCAGACAACGTCCTAGGCTCCGGGGAGATCAGAGCAAGAGGTTTCGCCTAGACGACGACGCCCGTCCTGGGCTGCAGTAAGTAGATCGAGAGGTCCTTTCGCCCCTTGTCCCCGAAGATGGGTAATATGTTCTCATACTATGTTGCTCCAACTTGATTCTATAGGGCCTAGCAGGCGAGCGATCCCAGTCCGCGGCAGAGAACAAGACAGCAAGCGAGCGTACCTTTGTTCGCTTCTTCTCCACCAAGCACGGAAGTTTAAGGATAACTGTAGGTCGGTGGCTACCTAAGGAAACTCCGATTCGATCCGCCCCCCGGCTGGGAGGCATCTACCTCATCCCGATCACAAGGAGAGGTTCACCATGATGGGGGGTAAGGTACTGGAATTCGATCCGTGGAGGAAAGAATGAAATGCATAGGGGACTTCGGCATGCTCTCAGATTTACGGATTCGCAGGGGGCTCTTCGCCCTACTTAGTTGACTGACAATGACAAAGGCTTGCGAAACAAAGTAGCGCCTTTGAAATGGAATCTTAAGTAGTCTATCAGTGGTGCGAAGCGGCTTTGCCCCGGGGAGCGAAAGGTTATACCTTAGTAAGCGAAGAGCGGTTCTTCTATGTAGGGTCTTCCCCCTATCCTCTCTTAACGTCGAGCTAAGTGACTTTGCGTAGCGTAGTAGAATGAAGGCGGAGCACCGACGCTCTCTTATTTATTAGCCTAAGCGTCTTCGCTAACTCGCTCGCCTactaaaaagaagaaagaaaatagtaGTAGAGGCTAGGCTAACTCAGCCGCTGACTTCGACTGTACTGTAGTGGGCTTTCGTCGCCCCGTCTACACGTCGCTATAAAGATGCTCTAACAACAAAAGATCTCTAACAACAAACAGAAACATACTCTCTCTCTCCAGCACCAGTCGTGAATGGCAGTAGCGATTCAAAACTACTCGAGAATGCTGATGGCCCTTCCCTTTCGTTCAGCTCTCCGCCCCTGCCCTTATGGTAATTCCGAGCTATTCATTGGTCCTCTCGCATGCGCTCGAGCCTATCGGCTCTACGTCAGCAGATTACAGTACTTTCGTAGTCTGAGTTTTGAATAGCCATGAACGATTCAATTTACTAGAGTGCCCCAAAtggcccatcagcagtattttctcGAGTAGTTTTTCATAGCCTAGAACGCAAAATACTGCTGATGTCAACTGGGGCAATTTACGACtaacaaaatactgctgatgggttcCGGGCGAAAGATCTGCCCAAATGGTATTTCGGCCCTTTAGGTCGAGCTATCTATCTCGACAATCGTACTAATATTAATGGTCGATCCCAGCAGATTACAGTATTAGTAGTTCATGGCATTCAAAACTACGAAAGATCTACCAAATATTGTTGCACTTCGGCCCACACTTTAAAGCGAGCCCTACGGCCCTTTACCTTTCTCATGTTCTTTCATTCATCAAGTAGGGGTCTGCGTTGACAAAGAAGAACAGCCGGAACAAAGACTGCTATAATTTTCAATAGTTAGGCCAGCTTGACAAGCTACCTTTCCTCTTGATCTGAGGTGCGAAGAGAAAGATCTCTTTTTGATGACTTCCACTTCTCGATCCCGGCCCGGAAAAGGACCAGGGCCCTCTTTCTGAATGAAAGAAAGGCGAGCCCTAGCCCTCTAAGCCCACACCTGTGTAGAGTAGATCGTTCAACACCTGCGGCACAAACCCTTTATTGACCAATTGGTCCGTCTATCATAGGCGACCGAACGGCCGCCCCCCTAATTACTAGACCAACCTGCAATAAGAATTCCATAAAGACCTAGCGAAGATATGGCAAACAGATAAAGTAGCCCTATGTTCGGATCTGACAATACCATACCGTAATCAAAAGGTACAACGGCCCGAGCGACCagacttaacataaatgtagccACTGGAGCCATTCTAAAAAGGGATAAATTAGCACTACTTGGTGAAATAGGTTCTTTTAGAATCAATTTCAAACCATCTGCTAGAGGTTGTAACAATCCGAACGATCCCACTACATCAGGACCCTTTCGACGTTGCACAAAAGCCATTACTTTACGTTCAGCTAGCACTAAAAAGGCGACTCCTAGTAGAAGTGGTAGAATTAAACACAGTATTTCCGCTGGAACAGCTATGTACGTTTTCGATTTTCTATT
It encodes:
- the LOC122035759 gene encoding NADH-ubiquinone oxidoreductase chain 1, giving the protein MAFVQRRKGPDVVGSFGLLQPLADGLKLILKEPISPSSANLSLFRMAPVATFMLSLVARAVVPFDYGMVLSDPNIGLLYLFAISSLGLYGILIAGWSSN